The Helicoverpa zea isolate HzStark_Cry1AcR chromosome 4, ilHelZeax1.1, whole genome shotgun sequence genome segment AGGAAGAATATtgcttataaaatatacattcaATATGAGATCAATGatcattcaatattttttgtttatatgtagACGTTGAAGAACCCGTATTATGATTTCAAGATTCATTCTTCAGTTGAGTTTGTTTGACATGCATTCAAATTGTTTATATTACAGTAGGAGATGAATGGCAGTGTGTAATCTTTTCCAGCCCAGCCATGTACTGTTGGGCAAGCCCGTTACGTAAAATGTAATGCAGCGATCTTGACAAATCCTATAAAGTAATAATAGACCCATGTTTTACGTAGATGAAACGTgtacgtcgtggtggcctagtgggtaaagggccaacctcaagtatgagggcgcaggttcgatcccaggtcaggcaagtaccaatgcaacttttctaagtttgtatgtactttctaagtatatcttagacaccaatgactgtgtttcagatggcacgttaaactgtaggtcccggctgtcattgaacatccttggcagtcgttacgggtagtcggaagccagtaagtctgacaccagtctaaccaaggggtagcgggttgcccgggtaactgggttgaggaggtcagataggcagtcgcttcttgtaaagcactggtactcagctgaatccggttagactggaagccgaccccaacatagttgggaaaaaggctcggaggatgatgatgttttacGTAGATGAAACGGAAAGGCTGTCTGTGATGCATGCACAATGTAAATGTGTGTACCTATATAGAAAGATCGCAAGAGACCATATTCACCATTGTTCCTACACACTTACGTCATATAAGACCAGTGAATGTAAGTGGATGAATAGGACATAATGTACATAACATTGTATGACTCAAAACCATGTGTTGTCCAAGTTACTGCGAGACTCATAAGTATTCCTTTATATGGACTGTTTAAGCATTTTTTATGCAAAGTAAAAGCAAAGTTTAAAATGACATACTTCATAGACGTTAGTTTTTATGGCACTTACGATAAAACGTTTTTATGCTAACTTAGGTTCTTTATGTTAGTAAAAAGTCCAACAAAAGTTGAGCTGAAATTGTATTGGCGTACCTACGTTTACGTCTGCCTAAATCACATTGTTGTTCAAATAAAATGGTTGTTCTAATAAAACGAGAAAAAGTTGCATAAGTACGCTTCTCGGTGTCTACTTGTATTCACATCAATGAACTTAATTcgtttgttaataaaattaaggTTCGCGTATATTAGTTTCTATTAATAGATATTGTAGGGCCATTACTTGTTCAGTGgcgctgttaattttattaaaagctgCGAGAAGCCTTACGAGGGGCGGCGGCATGTGGTGGTGCGCACGCGTGGAGCGCCAGGTGACGCACAGCTGACGAGAGCGCGAGATGGCGACGCCGGCGCACATGGCGGAGCGTGCCAGCCGCGTGCCACATCACTAATTTCGTTTTATTAGCTTCCTTTGAACCTTCGTTGAACATACCTTCCTCACTTGAACAGTTGCTGTAATTTATAGCAGCTTTACACCCCACTTATAGGATCGGCTAGTAAGCCATGCCTAAATTATTGCTTGCGGTTCACTTTATTCTTAgaagataattattttacttttctctTTATTTTAACATTCGCTTGGCCAATCTACCTCTATAAACCAAAATCAAATCCACAAATGTTAGTTACTCGTACCTActttctgatatattttttgtattcccAAAACTTACTATAACATGATGATGAgatttatagtctgttttttaatctcgtagactaaattgacacttgcaaaatgtcaaacttacaaataatgttgcgaACTctttggtgcagtgttgtacttacgataccagttcgttgaatcgtaagtttttatctaaaatagacgaatttaatattcattcaaagttttatatttaaaattcacgtacgtcacacacggctgtacgacgtgctacaaactgccagggatatctgaccacgcaaagccatgcgtaataaTCAAGCATACGCCCATTacttcaggatgacttattgtaaaaaaacgatacctacttgattttattaacgctaagtttcggtcgtgcgACATCACTaattaagaatttgcaataaactaacaacactcgtaatgtcagtttagtctacgagattaaaaaacagactatactTATTCAAAATACTTAAGGTACTTATTCTACTTCAAGGTACTTCAAGGTACTTATTCAAAATATGCTATGATACCTACCACCTACCTAcagatatttattatattttatcatcCAATATACATCATAGTCATCATTAAAAGTAGAACGAAGAAGAAGGCTcatttaaactaaatattattatttattacaactttAGCTTTTACTGTTAGCTGCAATTCTACCATCAGCATACTGTTCAGTTGGGCAACACAAAGCATTTTATCGCAAAATCGCCTTAAAATCAGCCAGTCGTTGCGATTTAAAGCCCGTTCAACGAAAAGATGAATGAATCCGTCGCATCTATTATATGACACATCCTGTGTTATTGTTGTCGTGTACCTGCCATCCCTTCGAACTGCTATTTATAATTAGTCCTCTACCTGATGCCCAGCCGACGTGCTCTTAACAAAAGGATGCGTATTCTATAACAATCGGAGCGGTTTGCGGGGCGCAGTTGAGCGGGTCCAGTATTGTTTGTTGCATCTCCGGGCGGCATCGCCATTGAAACTATCGCCCGCCGCCGTGCCTCCGCTAGTGACTCAGGTATTTATGAATGAACGTGACGAGCCAGCGAGTGGGATGATCGGCCGCGGTCACAGCCAGGTAGAAAAGTACACTTTTGGAATTCTTTGAACAGTTCGCGTCGAGTAGGGCTACTCAACTCGGCGGTCGAGGAGAGCCGCAGAGCGGGGCGCGGGGTTCCGCCGACACGCATGCGTCGAGCTCTTTTACCGAGACGATCAGACGATCCCTCCCTCTCAGTTGACTCACAGGCGTCGCGCGAGCACACCGTGCCGTCATGTACCGTTTGCCAACTTTCTCGAGTAGTGATGTGATACGATACCGACGTTCAAACGCGACTTATCATTAGgtattattgaattttattatccTTATGTTTAATTTTGACAGAAGTTAATCGTGTGGATTTAAGTGAAAGAAATGTTACAGTGACTTAAAAACAATtggatttaaaaacaaaatgaggTGGTTTATAGTGACAATGAGCGTGATGGTGTGGGAAACAATTTTAGCCGGTATCGCACCCCCTGGCTCTTGTCCCGCGGTGTGTGCGTGTAAGTGGAAAGGAGGCAAGCAGACTGTGGAGTGTGTGGACAGAGCTCTTATAACAGTGCCCGAACCAGTAGACCCTGCCACGCAAGTATTGGACCTCTCTGGAAATAATCTTCAAATCCTTCCTCAGGAAGCTTTTGCCAAAACAGGGCTGCTCAACTTACAGAGAGTTTATTTACGCAATTGTAATATTGGCCAAATACATGATAGAGCTTTTAAAGGCTTAACCAATTTAGTTGAATTAGATCTATCCTATAATTTACTTACTGAGATCCCTTCAAATAGCTTCAAGGATGCTCCTTTTCTTAGGGACCTTACACTGTCCCAAAATCCAGTATTAAAAGTTCATACGGACGCTTTGAGCAATCTTGGCAGCGTTGTCAAACTTGATCTATCCAAATGCGATATCAGAGAAATAGCTCCAGAAGCATTCAGAACGTTGCGCTCGCTGGaatctttaaaattaaaccACAACAAGTTACGTGACATACCTTTGAGTTCATTAGAGAAGATTGAGAAACTGCGAGCTATAGACTTATCGGACAATCCGTGGACTTGTGATTGCCGGCTACGAGATCTCAAATTATGGTTGGCAAAACATAAATTGCTTTCAACTCCCAGCTGCTATGCGCCGACACGTCTAGCAAATCGACCATTTTCAGAGTTACCTATAGAAGAGTTTGCGTGTAAACCAGAAATATTACCAGCGAGCAGGCATGTCGAGGCAGCAGTAGGTTCCAATGCTACTATTACGTGCCGGACTGAAGCCGTGCCGAGCGCCAATATTAACTGGTACTGGAATGGTCGATTGCTTCAGAATGGAAGTCACTTTAACTCTCAccaaaaaatttttatttttgaagaaggTGAATCTACAAAGAAGTCATCCTTGATATTAACGAATACTCAAGAAACAGATTCTAGCGAGTTTTACTGTGTGGCCGAAAATAAAGCCGGGAATGCAGAAGCTAACTTTACTGTGCACGTCACACAGCTAGCAGCTGGGATGGCTTCCTTAGGGAGTGCACAGATAGCAAGCCTAGGAGCAGCTTTATTCCTAGTCGTAGTTGTTGTTTCTTTGGCTTTGCTTATTACTTTTGTCCGGTTTCGTCCAACGCCGGCTTGTGAGAGTAAAACACCAAATACGATAGACAGGGTAGTATCAGGAAATGAAGTACACCCAACGTCGACAGATCGACCTCACGTTGCAGTTTTGGCTAATAGACAAGACTCACCAAATTACAATGATTCAAAATGTAATCCGGTTCTCAAACCACCGAGAGCAAATGATATACCTTACACCACGAATCACTACGAGGGTAGAGGAAGCGTCGTGACTGCCGGTGGACCCATAGTTGTATCGCCAACAGTTTCTGGCACTATTGACCCCGATCTTATCAACGATACGAGGCCGGATAGCGCTGCTAGACCAGGAAGCGGCGAGTACGCCCGCGAGACCTCAGAATCATTATATCCATCCGGCCTTTGGGATCAAATGAAAATGACTCAGGCCAGTAATTTGGCTCGTGCGGTCAGTACGGCAATTCCCACGTACTATAACGATAGAACACCTATAATAGAGAATTGCAGCGTGGATGGGTCGCAGGAGGAGCTGGGCTACATGAGCCGCACGTTCCCGCGGACGCACGCGGTGCCGGCGCCGAGCGGGCCGGTGGCGGGCGACGCGCCGTACCCGCCCGACTACGGGCTGCCGGTGGGCGGCGCGCGCACGCTCCGCGTGTGGCAGCGGGCGCCGCCGGTGCTGCCGCCGGTGGCCGCGCTCAAGCGCGTGCTCACCATCACCAGGCCCTCGGCAGAGGACCACTTTCAGGATGGCTGTGCTACTGATGTTTAATCTGATAAAAGAACGTATTGTTTACATATCTAGATGACATGTCAGAATTGTAAATTTGTATCCTAAGCTAGAAATCATCTTATACGTAAGGTATGTGTAATTTATACTTAAACAGGTTGttagtgtaatattttttgtatcatataatttatttagataattaatGGAAAGTTACATTGGATCCAAATGCGATGGGTCCGCGACTGATTAGTTGAAGAATGTAAGTGTAAATTATTACGTGATATGGAATGGTATCGTCTATGATCgccaaataattaaaatactgaatataaatatatcttGATTGTTGAAACTCAAATAAGATGTTAcatgaatattaataataactatACCTACAGTGTAAGACATACACGACCTACCCAAAGATAATGAACTCCCCctgaaaagtaatataaaagaaaatatattgcgAATATTGTAATTCACGATGAATGTTAATCATGTACGATAATGAATGTGTAAATTTTATGTTGAAAAGGAATAAGAGTTTTAGCAGTaaaatggaaaaaataaatcagGCGATTGTAAAATGTATAACTTGTTTGAATTTGGTTTACCTTACTTCAATCATATACCTAATAGGTACGATCACAAATTGATGTCATTGCTATCTATAAAGTGTCCAGtgtcataaatataaaataggcGGCACCTTTACACACATTGGAGAAATAATAATGCATTTGGTATATTTCAAAGAAATGATTATACTAGCACGTGATCTTTGTGTCATAAAGTGCCTCCACGTAGTGCGACAGGATGGCGTGGGCTGTATGTTCCACGTACAAGCGCAATAGAGAGTTACCATGACCATGTTAATGGAAATGTAAGTGGCCAAACTTCTCTGCTTGTCAGGATGTTATAATGTTTTACCTTAGAAGAATATTTAAACATATCTAAGAATACAGAATATCTTTATATACGTACCTAATTTGTACATCTGTCTTTTAATAATCCAGTATATGATAATTAAATTGCAAGTAGGTACATCATTATTTGAAACTTGCTCGCgaattcattatttaatttgtatctaTAATTTAGCAAACAGATGGCTAATTTCCTTCCAGACGaggttatatattttaatggctATCGCATCCGGACAAACCGGTTGGAGCTAACTTGTTCATTCATAGCCTCGAAAGGTGTATCACTTTAATAAACAATTGAGAATGAAACTAAATGTATTATACGGCGTGCTATTAGAAGTCAATACAAGAATGAAGTGgacttaaatattttctatggaGAGCCAGTGTCATGGCgacaaaaaaggaaaaaaacttTCAAGCGCACCTTCCAACCCGccggagaaaaaccggttaACGTTATTTCATTTCCGTTCGATTCAGTTTTTTATTAGAACCAAACTCTAAACGAGTTCAATGGAGGTGAGAATTTCgaaataagatttttaaagcaaagaattgattgattgattgattatattttgattatattattgaatattGTATTACAGCGAATTTGAAATGTTCATAAAAACGGATTATACTGATTTATCAGTTTAAGAGcgtgtttgagtatttttggtACATTATATTATCTGTATATGGTGATTTGAAAACATGGCAATGATTTAAGTATAGGATCGGTGTTATAAATCTAGTTACCATACCCAATTGTCCATGATTATCTTGTCACTTCTCTTCCTAATTTGATctcatctttttaatttcgacCGGCATCTAGACGAAAAAGACATTCTAAGCATTACTGAAATAGAATTTTATTGCTTTCGATTTGACCTTATTCAGGCTTGCTTGTgatgaaatatgtatacttaAATATATCTTCAGACttattattcataaatattcaGAAGTCTGTTGTAAAAAACATCGTTATAAGATCCTGTTGTTTTATAATGCGTTGCTTTTTACATTATCATTTATGAATACGCAAATAGGGattgtattgttttaaagtctagtgcatttaataatttatgttcACTTGACATTTTGGTGTCTATCATCAAATACCAGCAATGCTTATTTTTGGGTAGGAGGACGATTATTCCAAAAGGACATTCAAGTAGGTAGATCCTTTTGTTGTACTTTAAAGTAGGTGTGACTGAATGGCGCTCCGGGGTTTGGTCACTTCTTTGTATAAAGGTTTCGTTTGAACGTTTCTTTTTACAAACATATTCTTTATGATTATAGCAGGTACTATTTATATGAATGTAGGTGCTTGCTGTTTGATACTTACTTGCGTAGAAGTGACATTATTATAATGGCTTTGCAATAAGAATGTTGTTTTTCAGTTGGCGCTAGTTTAGCAACAAAGCGTTGTACCTAGTTAATCTCGGTTCCCGATATGGACGACAAGCATGTCTGAACGTGTTTAAACGTGTGCTGATAAAGTCATATAAGTTATACTTAACTATAAAGCCATGAGTAAGCTTAGATGTTTTAACACAAGTCAATCAAATAAGTATGTCTAAGGCAAGtgcatttattaaaactttctCAAAATATATTTGCCTCAGATTATAATacgtatatgtacctacttgccATGCggtaatgttattattaaaattatagttatgTTTTCAAAAGGCAGACAGGTTCACATCCTGGCCTCAAACAATAATCTGATTTTCTCACTGGCAACTATCATTGTTTAATGTGAGAACGAGTTTTTTATACTATCTAATGCTTACGTAGGAGCACCCGACACAGCTAATCTATTATCTAAAAAAGCAGCAGatttaatttctaattattcCAAGAGTGAGGCTTCTGTCAAGTTTGAAACTAAGAGTTACCGCACTTAGGCACAAGGGGTTTCTAACTCCTGGGCGTGAGGCCGTCGAGTGACTAGTTGAAGAATTTAGGCACTACAGCTTTCTATAGCACCCTGCATCTAAAATGGTTtccaaatacaaaacaaaatgctGGCCACCTGAAACGAACTATTCAATTCTCGCAACTGAAGTTAAAGATACATCGATTCTCAAGTACGTACAGACTAGAAACCACAAATCCGCAACAATTAATTGCGAGTCGACAAGTATCCAAAGTTTCTTGTCTATTAACATTTGGAATGCTATAAGATAGGTAACTCCAAAACTTTGATAAGGGAAACAATTGTATTGAAATAAGCAAAATTTTGTAGAACGACAACCTTATTTACCTACCATCAATGGCTTTGCGCTTTCTTCTCGTAAAAGCGGAGACTTTCGCTGACAATAATGATGTTTCGGCCCTGGCAACAATGGGAACTCAGGCAGAGCGATCTTGATTGTTCGGCTGAATATTTCAATTGTGTACTGCTTTCGAGACTCGCTCTTTGTATATTCATTGCTATCATATTTTGTCGTGTAACGTTTGTTATTTTATCGTTTGTTAGCTTTCCCTGTCTTAGTGGTTTTTACTTTCGGGTATTTAGGTTGAATTGAGGCTCggttttaaaaacattgtagATAGAATTTGTTCTGATAATATAGTATATGTCTTAAGGGTTAAAAAACGTAGATTTGCTCTTAAATGGCATTTGAAATCTCCTTTAGGCTACTTTTAGTCCATGTGTGGGCAGTACGTGGTGAAACTTcgagtggaagctagtatatacaATATAGTACAACATTTCATTAATCATATTCTATCTTCTtggaaattgaaattaaatatctgaTCAGGTTGTCTGTGTATAAATAAACACCTTAAAAACTGTTCTTTAATGTAACATCAACGTTTGTTCAGTATAAAATGagctattaaaattatagaGTCACTCAATTTGTTCTAACAGGTCAACGCTACCTTATCATTTTATCTAGAAACTTAATAAACTTGCGTAAACTAATAACTATGAAGTTTTCAAACGAAGTTATTCAATTCCTTACTAAGCttcttaatttgtttaattattgaaaCTTCTGTTTGGATTTGAAGTCAAGCTTGGCTTCCTTGCATTTTGCTGCCTCGCGGCTGTCGGGAGTTCCAAGATTCTGCTGAAAGAGGCAAGCAGAAGTACCACAGCATACTTACCTGCagtttttaaaagtaagtattatttGTAGTGTAAGTAGCTAAGAAATGCTGTTTgtttttagatatatttaattCCTAGAAGAGTGAGTTTTTAACTAGAATATTAAAAGCTCTTAAAAAGAACTAATTAGATAAATGTGATTTATCGGAGTTATCCTGTTATCAGCAACGACAGCAGTTACGATGGAGCTCCATGACATTCAATTTTGATTGAATCGTGATCGATTACATTAGTGTGAACGTtgtaaagtgaaataaaaaactacatattCAGACGAACTGGCAGGCGCGGCTAGCAGTGAAGCCACCGGCGCATGATGTTGCCAATACcaataaaaattgattttatttttcgatATTTACACGTGCTGGCATAATTAAAAGTGGCAATTCCATTCCAATTTTGATTCAATCATGTTTTTTCGAGATTCAATGTAAATAACAGGCACCTATTGTATACTCAGGTACCTACAGTATTTTGGTAGAGTTACTTAAAATATCAAATCTCCCGATCATAAAGCGACATAATTATGACATCTATAACAACGTAAAGTACTACAAGTTAATCAAAAtgacaaatgaaaaatattttattacctttGTTGTGTCGACAAGTCACCCTTCTTCGAAAAGGAACATATTCAATTAATAATGTCGGCCATGCCTCAAGGCCATGCTATAAAAGCTAGAATCAGATTTCGGTATGACGTAAATAAAATCCTTATGATTGTACGGCTTCTGTAATTCTTTGGTGCTACGAacgaaaaagaaatataatacgGTATCGCGCTGTCTACACTTATTATAAGTATTGCATTCACTGAAAAGGTGCCGAGCGTCTACTGGCTGCACAATCAGCAAATATTATCCGAACAAAAAGGTGTTTCACTTTTTCTAAGAATATTAAAAGCTTGCTAAATAAATCTGAAATCCTTACGCAGACTCACGATTCCTTTGATTTGAGATTTAGTACCAAACCGCTGAAATATGCCGTAGGCGCTAGGTACCTACAAACTAAAATTCGAGAGTAATTTTCAGAAGCTATCCAACGCTTTTGTGGTTTGAAGTCTGATGAGCCGGACGCGGGCGTACAAAGGTATCTGCCTCATTTCAACATTAATGCAAACATGGAACTGTTGTTGGGCGTGTGATTGATAATTGAATTAATGGTTAATTCCATCGGGTACCAATCGGCTCCCAAAGCAATTTGGTAAATCGGCGGACTGCCGCTGCCGACCGCTCCAAACCGATGAATGTTCTTGCACACTCATAAATTAGTTTGGCATGTGTTCTGGTTTGCGCCGAAATCAACGATATGTGTGGTCACTTACATAGATAATATTGCATGAGCATGTTCAACAGCAGCAATCAACAATCAGGTTGATCGTTTTTACATCTACATATGTGTATTGTTAAATTACGGTTCTGGGTTTTTGTAGGGCAGTCCAGTCTGATTTCATGGAATGATAACACTGACATCCATGTATTTGATGAACTCTTTAAATGAACGAAAATAGGTGCTATTCATTGTATTTGTAAAGTTATTACACTATTCTATGTAAAGTAtaactttcatcatcatcatcatcatctcagccataggacgtccactgctgaacataggcctccccctttgatctccacagatacctgttggaagtaTAACTTTATAAACCATATAACTGGTATCATTAAACATAGCTTTTCCAAAAGGTTTGGAGCACAATTGGGTCAAATTATTTGCGATTTAATATCATTTTACATAGACATGATTATATCTCAGGAGACTATTGTCACGGGGAATAGGTTAGATGGCATATAGCTGAGGTTACGTCTTGAATTTACCcaaaatattattgttcaaATAAGCTTCAACTTTTACAGAGATTAAAATCCATAATGTttagacattttattttgtcttcTCCTAGCATTAGCATTATCTCCTAGTTCGAAATATTTGATGGGAGGAGAAGCAACAGCAGGGACCAGCTTCATACAAACGAAgaaagaaatatgtattttcgcATTAGGTTCTTTAATAGTTAAATTGCTTATTTTATTACGTAGCATTAATTACCTACTACTATTTCATCATCAGATATACTTTAACGAAGGCAAGAAGTTGTTTGACATCAAAAGATAAGCCCAGACCAACAGCCTCgatttatcgataaaaactACAGGACAGATATTCGAAACAAAAAAGAACTCCAGGATAGTGAtccgaaacaaaataaaaactgggAACGCAAAGCTTCAGAATTGATAAAGGAAAGCTAGAGGTTTTTATATCGGAGGTAGTAGATATAAGTGTGACCGCTGCGTGACTGCACAGTCAAGCAAAAACTTGCCGTGACAATCGTAGCCTCGTGTTTTTAACGTT includes the following:
- the LOC124629607 gene encoding immunoglobulin superfamily containing leucine-rich repeat protein, whose product is MRWFIVTMSVMVWETILAGIAPPGSCPAVCACKWKGGKQTVECVDRALITVPEPVDPATQVLDLSGNNLQILPQEAFAKTGLLNLQRVYLRNCNIGQIHDRAFKGLTNLVELDLSYNLLTEIPSNSFKDAPFLRDLTLSQNPVLKVHTDALSNLGSVVKLDLSKCDIREIAPEAFRTLRSLESLKLNHNKLRDIPLSSLEKIEKLRAIDLSDNPWTCDCRLRDLKLWLAKHKLLSTPSCYAPTRLANRPFSELPIEEFACKPEILPASRHVEAAVGSNATITCRTEAVPSANINWYWNGRLLQNGSHFNSHQKIFIFEEGESTKKSSLILTNTQETDSSEFYCVAENKAGNAEANFTVHVTQLAAGMASLGSAQIASLGAALFLVVVVVSLALLITFVRFRPTPACESKTPNTIDRVVSGNEVHPTSTDRPHVAVLANRQDSPNYNDSKCNPVLKPPRANDIPYTTNHYEGRGSVVTAGGPIVVSPTVSGTIDPDLINDTRPDSAARPGSGEYARETSESLYPSGLWDQMKMTQASNLARAVSTAIPTYYNDRTPIIENCSVDGSQEELGYMSRTFPRTHAVPAPSGPVAGDAPYPPDYGLPVGGARTLRVWQRAPPVLPPVAALKRVLTITRPSAEDHFQDGCATDV